One region of Purpureocillium takamizusanense chromosome 4, complete sequence genomic DNA includes:
- the zrg17 gene encoding cation diffusion zinc membrane transporter Zrg17 (COG:P~TransMembrane:6 (i135-151o157-183i204-226o246-270i291-314o320-342i)~EggNog:ENOG503NXD4), which translates to MDSPKHHASQPPPTFVIDGTDDFSSSTGDPSLPASGPGFLSPSVAMPGEADTLDSSQGPPAPNPFNFQTQVISTSPVKSNIGQRRGHRYKHSSISAQHQIFQEPPPRPPPVLPASLPIPTIAEAWKSTQRDQRTRLYWSLCHLAVAVFVFFKSEGSLAAMALSHLVFFDAGSAAVCAAVEVLGNFEVWRRSSIRHPFGLERAEVLAGFALSIFLLFGGFDLVSHNLKHFLESLGSHEAHHEHAHEHVSAGSVDLVAGVAIVSTLISAYGLKNHARIAKVMRVSYLAAMPSVLSNPFHFLTLFFSALIALLPLFSISLYTWLDRLICAIIALAMFGLGMRVAIAQGLMLLMSYGGSNGSSGVSAVLREIESETAISRVEDAQFWQVHYGLCMANLRLSIAKGYDETSLTKLRSRISALIQNRLGEGYGTGGFIRWEVTLQMRTDAAT; encoded by the exons ATGGATTCGCCCAAGCATCACGCATCTCAACCCCCTCCTACCTTTGTcatcgacggcaccgacgacttTTCATCGTCGACTGGCGACCCATCCCTCCCCGCATCCGGGCCAGGCTTTCTCTCCCCATCCGTCGCCATGCCTGGCGAGGCAGACACCTTGGATTCGTCTCAGGGGCCACCCGCCCCGAACCCCTTCAATTTCCAGACACAAGTCATTTCAACCTCTCCTGTCAAGTCG AACATCGggcagcgccgtggccaCAGATACAAGCATAGTAGCATCTCGGCGCAGCACCAAATCTTCCAGGAGCCACCTCCGAGACCACCCCCAGTACTCCCCGCGTCACTTCCCATACCAACAATCGCTGAAGCATGGAAGAGCACGCAGAGAGACCAGCGGACGCGGCTCTACTGGAGCTTGTGTCACCTCGCAGTCGCTGTCTTCGTGTTTTTCAAGTCTgagggctcgctcgctgccaTGGCTTTGTCTCACTTGGTTTTCTTTGACGCTGGCAGCGCCGCTGTTTGCGCCGCGGTTGAGGTGCTTGGGAATTTCGAGGTCTGGCGACGAAGCAGTATCAGACATCCCTTTGGCCTCGAAAGGGCCGAGGTCCTTGCCGGCTTTGCCCTGTCCATCTTTCTCCTTTTCGGCGGCTTTGACCTCGTCTCTCACAACCTCAAGCACTTTCTTGAGTCTCTAGGAAGCCACGAGGCACACCACGAGCATGCGCACGAGCATGTCTCTGCCGGTAGTGTTGACCTAGTTGCGGGagtcgccatcgtcagcaCCCTCATCTCGGCCTATGGTTTGAAGAATCACGCACGGATCGCAAAGGTCATGAGGGTCTCATACCTTGCGGCCATGCCGAGCGTGCTCTCCAACCCGTTCCATTTTCTcaccctcttcttctcggcgTTGATAGCCTTACTTCCACTGTTCTCCATCTCACTATACACGTGGCTGGACAGGCTGATTTGCGCAATCATTGCCCTGGCCATGTTCGGCCTTGGGATGAGAGTCGCAATAGCCCAGGGCTTAATGCTTCTCATGTCCTatggcggcagcaacggaAGCTCTGGGGTCTCGGCTGTCTTGCGTGAGATCGAGTCCGAGACCGCTATTTCCCGGGTTGAGGACGCACAGTTCTGGCAGGTCCATTATGGCCTTTGCATGGCCAACTTGCGGCTTAGCATTGCGAAGGGGTACGACGAAACGTCTCTGACTAAATTACGGAGCCGCATCTCGGCCCTGATTCAGAATCGTCTTGGTGAGGGCTATGGTACGGGAGGCTTTATTCGGTGGGAGGTGACTTTGCAGATGCGTACAGACGCTGCTACATAG
- a CDS encoding uncharacterized protein (TransMembrane:2 (i256-284o304-328i)~EggNog:ENOG503P3IR) — protein sequence MEEGTPTGQPDDPPVPSASTSHRRAPSGSSLLSRLPFLRPASDTKPPHETDDEGAAAISAPAVAAAAQQHKTRRRRGSLRKVALLGRGAQRERRDSRALIIDTSHGSDLDPDSSGSPSIHAMNDHDALGLTFASLSQRPLVDEPSSQPSTAKTTAATGPTTASAASHKDRDGERSNAYTSTTDEEDGLQIAGTSLPLRTGMSMSSGSESHFGGGRGGTANRRRSFQQAKSPLSYSGISTNAIPPADSDWDYAETEWWGWVVLTVTWFVFVIGMGSCLEVWKWAWDVGKTPYAPPELEDDETLPIIGYYPALIILTGVMAWVWVVVAWVGMKYFRHAKISGD from the coding sequence ATGGAGGAAGGCACACCTACGGGTCAGCCGGACGATCCTCCCGTACCCTCCGCGTCCACCTCCCACCGACGCGCTCCATCGGGCTCAAGCCTGCTCTCGAGGCTTCCTTTTTTACGGCCGGCCAGCGACACGAAGCCGCCCCACGAGACTGACGATGAAGGTGCGGCTGCCATTTCGgctcccgccgtcgcagccgcggcacagcagcacaagacgcgacgacgcagggGATCCCTTAGAAAGGTGGCACTGCTCGGGAGGGGTGCACAACGTGAGCGCAGAGACAGCAGGGCTTTGATCATCGATACCTCACATGGCTCCGACTTGGACCCAGATTCATCAGGGTCCCCGTCAATTCACGCCATGAACGATCACGACGCCCTTGGTCTCACGTTTGCCAGCCTTTCTCAGCGTCCGTTGGTCGACGAGCCGTCTTCCCAACCGAGCACGGCCAAGACGACCGCGGCGACCGGCCCGACAACTGCCTCGGCAGCGTCCCATAAGGACCGCGACGGGGAACGATCGAATGCATATACATCGACaacagacgaggaggacggctTGCAGATAGCAGGCACGTCATTGCCGCTCCGAACCGGcatgtccatgtcgtccGGCTCAGAATCacactttggcggcggccgaggaggcacAGCCAACAGACGGCGGTCCTTCCAGCAGGCTAAATCGCCCTTGTCGTACAGCGGCATTTCGACGAACGCGATCCCGCCGGCCGACTCGGACTGGGACTATGCAGAGACGGAGTGGTGGGGATGGGTTGTCCTCACAGTCACTTGgttcgtcttcgtcatcggcaTGGGCTCCTGTCTTGAGGTCTGGAAATGGGCATGGGACGTGGGGAAGACGCCGTACGCGCCGCCGGAGCTAGAAGACGACGAAACGTTGCCCATAATAGGATACTACCCGGCCCTCATCATCCTGACGGGCGTCATGGCTTGGGTCTGGGTCGTGGTGGCGTGGGTTGGGATGAAGTACTTTCGCCACGCCAAGATTAGTGGCGATTGA
- a CDS encoding uncharacterized protein (COG:S~BUSCO:EOG09260H6E~EggNog:ENOG503NUP4): protein MREVNFSIPNVNKASVGITTALYDRRALDCTSTLPLINSLNHLAYLTTSSARIRDILTVDGGIERLVCILKQGRSKDMMGMWKWNLAFQCVVNIGVRGTENVRTRVVEADMVPVIATILDNYIKVIEKCREKAEEASQKQLHDHHHRRHRGHDRSSPKTSASFTSRAVRPELDQRSARRHGPPPSIDVSASFAGPSSAGGASGSEAATAGPAPARSAVATPERPVTTPSRHRHSFRESTARLPATVTPGQLLQPLATPGQGRDVMGNFVRPVRDIDRLASMAPFAHTDAASQPTSPTTPLPPPQLRSPTVRPTNNMDASNRQRRRPSIRHQNSTVEGDDLNADSMPSDESPDAEMTGTADIQSAVGIQDISMEDGESMLTGSSLELTNPTVSEAHQDAGTFNITHRAPIDGSIGNNANTAPVAPMGLSPNRPAMVTPPQPTAPNSTVPRYLLDRHYTPNQHMLAAMPREEDVLMSLQLLAYVSKYCGLRSYFQQSHLVPKLAIGKDLDLLDGEEDSSDASHRDSADEEYLLPNDFNLFPLVEKFTVRYHSTDMQYWAGVVMRNLCRKDDTRGGIRQCAYYQCGKWEEYTRQFAKCRRCRRTKYCSKECQKSAWAFHRHWCVAASQ, encoded by the coding sequence ATGAGGGAGGTCAACTTCAGCATCCCCAACGTCAACAAGGCGTCGGTGGGCATCACCACCGCGCTATACGACCGTCGCGCCCTTGACTGCACGTCGACACTACCGCTCATCAACTCGCTCAACCATCTTGCCTACCTCACCACATCCTCCGCTCGGATCCGCGACATCCTcaccgtcgatggcggcatCGAACGTCTTGTTTGCATCCTCAAGCAGGGTCGCAGTAAGGATATGATGGGCATGTGGAAATGGAACCTGGCTTTCCAGTGCGTCGTCAATATCGGTGTTCGTGGTACCGAGAATGTCCGCACCCGAGTCGTTGAGGCAGACATGGTACCCGTCATTGCCACCATTCTCGATAATTACATCAAAGTCATCGAGAAGTGCCGCGAAAAGGCCGAAGAGGCTAGTCAAAAACAGTTACATgaccatcaccatcgtcggcatcgcggccacGACCGGAGTTCGCCGAAGACATCCGCGTCTTTTACCAGCCGCGCAGTGCGCCCCGAGCTTGACCAGAGAAGCGCCCGACGGCATGGGCCACCTCCTTCCATTGACGTCTCTGCTAGCTTTGCCGGCCCATCGTCCGCCGGGGGGGCGTCTGGGTCCGAGGCTGCCACAGCCGGCCCCGCCCCTGCGAGGAGCGCCGTGGCTACACCAGAACGTCCCGTGACAACCCCAAGTCGCCATCGGCACAGCTTTCGCGAATCCACTGCTCGCTTGCCAGCGACCGTCACCCCTGGTCAGCTTTTGCAACCGCTGGCAACTCCCGGTCAGGGCAGAGATGTTATGGGCAACTTCGTTCGGCCGGTCCGCGATATTGACCGTCTAGCTTCGATGGCGCCTTTCGCCCACACAGACGCTGCATCTCAGCcaacctcgccgacgacacctCTCCCGCCTCCCCAGCTCCGTTCGCCAACGGTGCGGCCCACCAACAACATGGACGCCTCGAATCGACAGCGGCGTAGGCCCTCCATCAGACATCAAAACTCCACCGTCGAAGGGGACGACTTGAACGCGGATAGCATGCCGTCTGACGAGTCACCAGACGCTGAAATGACTGGAACCGCAGATATTCAGTCAGCCGTCGGCATTCAGGATATCTCAATGGAGGATGGCGAGAGCATGTTGACTGGCTCCTCATTGGAGCTGACAAACCCGACAGTATCAGAAGCCCATCAAGACGCCGGCACGTTCAACATCACCCATCGTGCGCCAATTGATGGCAGCATCGGCAATAATGCAAACACTGCACCCGTCGCGCCCATGGGTCTGTCCCCCAACCGCCCTGCCATGGTCACGCCGCCACAACCAACCGCACCCAACTCGACAGTACCCCGCTATCTGCTTGATCGTCACTATACTCCCAATCAGCACATGCTCGCCGCAATGCCTCGGGAAGAGGACGTGCTCATGTCGCTGCAGCTTCTGGCTTACGTATCCAAGTATTGTGGGCTGAGATCGTATTTTCAGCAAAGCCACCTCGTTCCAAAGCTCGCCATTGGCAAGGACCTTGATCTTCTCGACGGTGAAGAAGACAGCTCGGACGCTTCTCACAGAGATTCGGCGGATGAGGAATACTTGCTGCCCAATGACTTCAACCTCTTTCCCCTCGTTGAGAAGTTCACCGTCAGGTACCACAGCACCGATATGCAGTATTGGGCGGGCGTAGTCATGCGGAATCTCTGCCGCAAAGACGAtacccgcggcggcatccgGCAATGCGCCTACTACCAATGCGGAAAATGGGAGGAGTACACACGACAGTTTGCGAAgtgccgacggtgccgacgcACCAAGTACTGCAGCAAGGAGTGCCAAAAGAGCGCCTGGGCCTTCCACCGCCATTGGTGTGTTGCTGCGTCGCAATGA
- the ebp2 gene encoding rRNA-processing protein EBP2 (COG:A~BUSCO:EOG09265GXF~EggNog:ENOG503NU3U) yields MVTKSKLRLALAAEKGVDFNKVKQEKQHKAALKRKRAEVEQEAQDPQPEEPEKGESLDDEDEDEDEEEDAQATLNLDGVDDSDTSESSIELEEKITRVKKPSVTRRVPSADDDRQDEDDDSDEDIPVSDLEDLDDEDKEDLIPHSRLTINNTAALQAVLDRIALPTDKSVPFASHQTILATADTADSIPDVSDDLQRELAFYTQCRDAALSGRSKLLAEGVPFSRPKDYFAEMVKEDAHMDKVKAKLLEEASAKKAAAEARKLRDLKKFGKQVQVAKLQERQKEKRETLEKIKTLKRKRQESGGDLGTNEADMFDVGVESELAKHSQRSAGKGKQSQSHNTKRQKKNEKFGFGGKKRHAKSGDALSSGDLSGFNAKQMKASSGRPKGKAQRPGKARRKAMGTR; encoded by the exons ATGGTCACTAAGAGTAAACTACGGCTGGCTCTTGCCGCCGAGAAGGGCGTCGACTTCAACAAAGTGAAGCAAGAGAAGCAGCACAAAGCCGCCCTCAAGCGCAAGCGAGCAGAGGTCGAACAGGAGGCCCAAGATCCGCAGCCCGAAGAACCGGAGAAAGGGGAGAgtcttgacgacgaggacgaggatgaagacgaggaagaggatgcACAGGCCACA TTGAATCTGGATGGGGTGGACGACAGCGACACTTCGGAGTCATCcatcgagctcgaggagaagaTAACAAGAGTAAAGAAGCCATCGGTTACAAGGCGAGTGCCGTCTGCCGACGATGATAGGCaagacgaagatgacgacagcgacgaggataTACCCGTGTCGGACCtggaggacctcgacgatgaggacaAAGAAGACCTCATTCCCCACAGCCGCCTCACCATCAACAACACAGCCGCCTTGCAGGCCGTGCTCGACCGCATAGCCCTCCCGACAGACAAGTCTGTTCCTTTCGCATCGCATCAGACTATCCTCGCCACTGCCGACACGGCCGACTCAATCCCTGATGTGTCCGACGATCTCCAGCGCGAGCTGGCATTCTACACGCAATGccgagacgccgccctcAGCGGGCGCTCCAAGCTCCTAGCGGAAGGCGTCCCCTTCTCCCGGCCCAAGGATTACTTCGCCGAGATGGTCAAGGAGGATGCGCACAtggacaaggtcaaggccaagctgctTGAGGAGGCGTCCGCCAAGAAggcagccgccgaggcccgcAAGCTGCGCGATCTCAAGAAGTTTGGCAAGCAGGTTCAGGTCGCTAAGCTACAGGAACGCCAGAAGGAGAAACGTGAGACACTTGAGAAGATTAAGACGCTTAAGAGAA AGCGCCAAGAGTCTGGCGGCGACTTGGGCACTAATGAGGCTGACATGTttgacgtcggcgtcgagagcgagctggccaagcacTCCCAAcgcagcgccggcaagggGAAGCAGTCGCAGTCCCATAACACCAAGCGTCAAAAGAAGAATGAAAAGTTTGGCttcggcggcaagaagcgccATGCCAAGTCGGGCGACGCCCTTAGCTCAGGCGATCTCTCCGGCTTCAATGCTAAACAGATGAAAGCGTCGTCGGGTCGGCCGAAGGGGAAGGCGCAGCGGCCCGGCAAGGCTAGGAGAAAGGCGATGGGCACGCGGTAA